Proteins from one Panicum virgatum strain AP13 chromosome 7K, P.virgatum_v5, whole genome shotgun sequence genomic window:
- the LOC120639673 gene encoding acetyl-CoA carboxylase 2 isoform X2 yields MSQLGLAAAASKVLPLLPNRQRSSAGTTFTSGSSRPSNRRKSCTRSLRDGGDGVSDAKKHNQSVRQGLAGIIDLPNEATSEVDISHGSEDPRGPAESYQMNGIINEAHNGRHASVSKVVEFCTALGGKTPIHSILVANNGMAAAKFMRSVRTWANDTFGSEKAIQLIAMATPEDMRINAEHIRIADQFVEVPGGTNNNNYANVQLIVEIAERVGVSAVWPGWGHASENPELPDALTAKGIVFLGPPASSMNALGDKVGSALIAQAAGVPTLSWSGSHVEVPLECCLDAIPEEMYRKACVTTTEEAVASCQVVGYPAMIKASWGGGGKGIRKVHNDDEVRALFKQVQGEVPGSPIFIMRLASQSRHLEVQLLCDQYGNVAALHSRDCSVQRRHQKIIEEGPVTVAPRETVKALEQAARRLAKAVGYVGAATVEYLYSMETGEYYFLELNPRLQVEHPVTEWIAEVNLPAAQVAVGMGIPLWQIPEIRRFYGMDYGGGYDLWRKTAALATPFNFDEVDSQWPKGHCVAVRITSEDPDDGFKPTGGKVKEISFKSKPNVWAYFSVKSGGGIHEFADSQFGHVFAYGLSRSAAITNMALALKEIQIRGEIHSNVDYTVDLLNASDFRENKIHTGWLDTRIAMRVQAERPPWYISVVGGALYKTVTANAATVSDYVSYLTKGQIPPKHISLVNSTVNLNIEGSKYTIETVRTGHGSYRLRMNDSAIEANVQSLCDGGLLMQLDGNSHVIYAEEEAGGTRLQIDGKTCLLQNDHDPSKLLAETPCKLLRFLVADGAHVDADVPYAEVEVMKMCMPLLSPASGVIHVMMSEGQALQAGDLIARLDLDDPSAVKRAEPFDGMFPQTGLPVAASSQVHKRYAASLNAAQMVLAGYEHNISEVVQDLVCCLDDPELPFLQWDELMSVLATRLPRNLKTELEDKYKEYKLNFYRGENKDFPSKLLRDIIEANLAYGSEKEKATNERLVEPLMSLLKSYEGGRESHAHFVVKSLFEEYLAVEELFSDGIQSDVIETLRHQHSKDLQKVVDIVLSHQGVRNKAKLVTALMEKLVYPNPAAYRDLLVRFSSLNHKRYYKLALKASELLEQTKLSELRASIARSLSDLGMHKGEMTIKDSMEDLVSAPLPVEDALISLFDYSDPTVQQKVIETYISRLYQPLLVKDSIQMKFKESGAFALWEFSGGHLDTKNGQGAVLDRKRWGAMVVLKSLESAPTAIVAALKDSAKHDSSEGNMMHIALLSAENGNNISDDQAQHRMEKLTKILNDTSVANDLRAAGLKAISCIVQRDEARMPMRHSFVWSDEKCCYDEEQILRHVEPPLSALLELDKLKVKGYNEMKYTPSRDRQWHIYTLRNTENPKMLHRVFFRTIVRQPNAGNKFTSAHIGDTEVGGPTESLSFTSNSILRSLMTAIEELELHAIRTGHSHMYLCILKEQKLLDLIPFSGSTIVDVGQDEATACSLLKSMALKIHELVGAQMHHLSVCQWEVKLKLDCDGPASGTWRVVTTNVTSHTCIVDIYREVEDTESQKLVYHSASSSAGPLHGVALNNLYQPLSVIDLKRCSARNNRTTYCYDFPLAFETALQKSWQSNGSSVSEGSGNSKSYVKATELVFAEKHGSWGTPIIPMERPAGLNDIGMVAWILEMSTPEFPNGRQIIVVANDITFRAGSFGPREDAFFEAVTNLACERKLPLIYLAANSGARIGIADEVKSCFRVGWSDESSPERGFQYIYLTEEDYARISSSVIAHKLQLDSGEIRWIIDSVVGKEDGLGVENIHGSAAIASAYSRAYEETFTLTFVTGRTVGIGAYLARLGIRCIQRLDQPIILTGFSALNKLLGREVYSSHMQLGGPKIMATNGVVHLTVSDDLEGVYNILRWLSYVPANIGGPLPITKPLDPPDRPVAYIPENTCDPRAAIRGIDDSQGKWLGGMFDKDSFVETFEGWAKTVVTGRAKLGGIPVGVIAVETQTMMQLIPADPGQLDSHERSVPRAGQVWFPDSATKTAQALLDFNREGLPLFILANWRGFSGGQRDLFEGILQAGSTIVENLRTYNQPAFVYIPMAGELRGGAWVVVDSKINPDRIECYAERTAKGNVLEPQGLIEIKFRSEELQDCMGRLDPELINLKAKLQGAKLGNGSLLDIESLQKSIEARTKQLLPLYTQIAIRFAELHDTSLRMAAKGVIKKVVDWEESRSFFYKRLRRRISEDVLAKEIRGIAGDHFTHQSAVELIKEWYLASQGTTGSTEWDDDDAFVAWKDNPENYKGYIQKLRAQKVSQSLSNLADSSSDLEAFSQGLSTLLDKMDPSQRAKLVQEVKKVLG; encoded by the exons TGGATCTGAGGATCCCAGGGGGCCAGCAGAGTCTTATCAAATGAATGGGATTATAAATGAAGCACATAACGGTAGACATGCCTCAGTGTCCAAGGTTGTTGAATTTTGTACGGCGTTAGGTGGAAAAACACCAATTCACAGTATATTAGTGGCCAACAATGGAATGGCAGCAGCAAAGTTCATGAGGAGTGTCCGGACATGGGCTAATGATACTTTTGGATCGGAGAAGGCAATTCAGCTCATAGCTATGGCAACTCCAGAAGACATGAGGATAAATGCAGAACACATTAGGATTGCTGATCAATTTGTAGAGGTGCCTGGTGGAACAAATAATAACAACTATGCAAATGTTCAACTCATAGTGGAG ATAGCAGAAAGAGTAGGTGTTTCTGCTGTTTGGCCTGGTTGGGGACATGCTTCTGAGAATCCTGAACTGCCAGATGCATTGACTGCAAAAGGAATCGTTTTTCTTGGGCCACCTGCATCATCAATGAATGCATTGGGAGATAAGGTTGGTTCAGCTCTCATTGCTCAGGCAGCCGGGGTCCCGACTCTTTCGTGGAGTGGATCACAT GTTGAAGTTCCATTAGAGTGCTGCTTAGACGCAATACCTGAGGAGATGTATAGAAAAGCTTGTGTTACTACCACAGAAGAAGCTGTTGCGAGTTGTCAGGTGGTTGGTTATCCTGCCATGATTAAGGCATCTTGGGGAGGTGGTGGTAAAGGAATAAGAAAG GTTCATAATGATGATGAGGTTAGAGCACTGTTTAAGCAAGTGCAAGGTGAAGTCCCTGGCTCCCCAATATTTATCATGAGGCTTGCATCCCAG AGTCGTCATCTTGAAGTTCAGTTGCTTTGTGATCAATATGGCAATGTAGCAGCACTTCACAGTCGTGATTGCAGTGTGCAACGGCGACACCAAAAG ATCATTGAGGAAGGCCCAGTTACTGTTGCTCCTCGTGAGACTGTTAAAGCACTTGAGCAGGCAGCAAGGAGGCTTGCTAAGGCTGTGGGTTATGTTGGTGCTGCTACTGTTGAATACCTTTACAGCATGGAGACTGGAGAATACTATTTTCTGGAGCTTAATCCCAGATTACAG GTCGAGCATCCAGTCACTGAGTGGATAGCTGAAGTAAATCTGCCTGCAGCTCAAGTTGCAGTTGGAATGGGCATACCTCTTTGGCAGATTCCAG AAATTAGACGTTTCTATGGAATGGACTATGGAGGAGGGTATGACCTTTGGAGGAAAACAGCAGCTCTTGCAACACCATTTAATTTTGATGAAGTAGATTCTCAATGGCCAAAGGGCCATTGTGTCGCAGTTAGAATTACTAGCGAGGATCCGGATGATGGTTTCAAACCTACTGGTGGAAAAGTGAAG GAGATAAGTTTTAAAAGCAAGCCAAATGTTTGGGCCTACTTCTCAGTAAAG TCTGGTGGAGGCATTCATGAATTTGCTGATTCTCAGTTTG GACATGTTTTTGCATATGGACTCTCTAGATCAGCAGCAATAACGAACATGGCTCTTGCATTAAAAGAGATTCAAATTCGTGGAGAAATTCATTCAAATGTTGATTACACAGTTGATCTCTTAAAT GCTTCAGACTTCAGAGAAAACAAGATTCATACTGGTTGGCTCGATACCAGAATAGCTATGCGTGTTCAAGCCGAGAGGCCCCCATGGTATATTTCAGTGGTTGGAGGAGCTCTATAT AAAACTGTAACCGCCAATGCAGCCACTGTTTCTGATTATGTTAGTTATCTCACCAAGGGCCAGATTCCACCAAAG CACATATCCCTTGTCAACTCAACAGTAAATCTGAATATCGAAGGGAGCAAATACACA ATTGAAACTGTAAGGACTGGACATGGTAGCTACAGATTGCGAATGAATGATTCAGCAATTGAAGCGAATGTACAATCTCTATGTGATGGTGGCCTCTTAATGCAG CTGGATGGAAATAGCCATGTAATTTATGCGGAAGAAGAAGCTGGTGGTACACGACTTCAGATTGATGGAAAGACGTGCTTGTTACAG AATGATCATGATCCATCAAAGTTATTAGCCGAGACACCCTGCAAACTTCTTCGGTTCTTGGTTGCTGATGGTGCTCATGTTGATGCCGATGTACCATATGCGGAAGTTGAGGTTATGAAGATGTGCATGCCTCTCTTGTCACCTGCTTCTGGTGTCATTCATGTTATGATGTCTGAGGGCCAGGCATTGCAG GCTGGTGATCTTATAGCAAGGCTGGATCTTGATGACCCTTCTGCTGTGAAAAGAGCTGAACCATTTGATGGAATGTTTCCACAAACGGGCCTTCCTGTTGCTGCCTCTAGTCAAGTACACAAAAGATATGCTGCAAGTTTGAATGCTGCTCAAATGGTCCTTGCAGGATATGAGCATAACATTAGCGAA GTTGTACAAGATCTGGTATGCTGTCTGGATGATCCCGAGCTTCCTTTCCTTCAGTGGGATGAACTTATGTCAGTTCTAGCAACTAGGCTTCCAAGAAACCTTAAGACTGAG TTAGAGGATAAATACAAGGAATACAAGTTGAACTTTTACCGTGGGGAAAACAAGGACTTCCCATCCAAGCTGCTGAGAGACATCATTGAG GCAAATCTTGCTTATGGTTCAGAGAAGGAAAAAGCTACGAATGAGAGGCTTGTTGAGCCTCTTATGAGCCTTCTCAAGTCGTATGAGGGTGGGAGAGAAAGCCATGCTCATTTTGTTGTCAAGTCCCTTTTTGAGGAGTATCTTGCTGTGGAAGAACTTTTCAGTGATGGGATTCAG TCTGATGTGATTGAAACCCTGCGTCATCAGCACAGTAAAGACCTGCAGAAGGTTGTAGACATTGTATTGTCTCACCAG GGTGTGAGGAACAAAGCTAAGCTTGTAACAGCACTTATGGAGAAGCTGGTTTATCCAAATCCTGCTGCTTACAGGGATCTGCTGGTTCGCTTTTCTTCACTCAATCATAAAAGATATTATAAG TTGGCCCTTAAAGCAAGCGAACTTCTTGAACAAACTAAACTAAGTGAACTCCGTGCAAGCATCGCAAGAAGCCTTTCTGATCTGGGGATGCATAAGGGAGAAATGACTATTAAAGATAGCATGGAAGATTTAGTCTCCGCCCCATTGCCTGTTGAAGATGCACTTATTTCTTTGTTTGATTACAGTGATCCAACTGTTCAGCAGAAAGTGATCGAGACATATATATCTCGATTGTACCAG CCTCTTCTTGTGAAGGATAGCATCCAAATGAAATTTAAGGAATCTGGTGCCTTTGCTTTATGGGAATTTTCTGGAGGGCATCTTGATACTAAAAATGGACAAGGGGCCGTTCTTGACCGTAAGAGATGGGGTGCCATGGTTGTTCTCAAATCACTTGAATCTGCACCAACAGCCATTGTAGCTGCCTTAAAGGATTCGGCAAAGCATGACAGCTCTGAGGGCAACATGATGCACATTGCTTTATTGAGTGCTGAAAATGGAAATAATATCAG TGATGATCAAGCTCAACATAGGATGGAAAAACTTACCAAGATACTCAATGATACTAGTGTCGCAAATGATCTCCGAGCTGCTGGCTTGAAGGCTATAAGTTGCATTGTTCAGAGAGATGAAGCACGCATGCCAATGCGCCACTCATTCGTCTGGTCAGATGAAAAGTGTTGTTATGACGAAGAGCAGATTCTCCGGCATGTGGAGCCTCCCCTCTCTGCGCTTCTTGAATTG GATAAGTTGAAAGTGAAAGGATACAATGAAATGAAGTATACTCCATCACGTGATCGTCAGTGGCATATCTACACACTAAGAAATACTGAAAATCCCAAAATGTTGCATAGGGTATTTTTCCGAACTATTGTCAGGCAACCCAATGCAGGCAACAAGTTTACATCAGCCCATATTGGCGACACTGAAGTAGGAGGTCCCACAGAATCTTTGTCATTTACATCAAATAGCATCTTAAGGTCGTTGATGACTGCTATTGAAGAATTAGAGCTTCACGCGATTAGGACTGGTCATTCTCACATGTATTTGTGCATATTGAAAGAACAAAAGCTTCTTGATCTCATTCCTTTCTCAGG GAGCACAATTGTTGATGTTGGCCAAGACGAAGCTACTGCCTGTTCACTTTTAAAATCAATGGCTCTGAAGATACATGAACTTGTTGGTGCACAGATGCATCATCTTTCTGTATGCCAGTGGGAGGTGAAACTCAAGCTGGACTGTGATGGCCCTGCCAGTGGCACCTGGAGAGTTGTAACTACAAATGTTACTAGTCACACGTGCATCGTTGAT ATCTACCGGGAAGTGGAAGATACAGAATCGCAGAAGTTAGTATACCATTCTGCTTCTTCATCCGCTGGTCCCTTGCATGGTGTCGCACTGAACAATCTGTATCAACCTTTGAGTGTCATTGATCTAAAACGCTGCTCTGCTAGGAACAACAGAACTACATATTGCTATGATTTTCCATTG GCATTTGAAACTGCACTGCAGAAGTCATGGCAGTCCAATGGATCCAGTGTTTCTGAAGGTAGCGGAAATAGTAAATCTTACGTGAAGGCAACAGAGCTAGTGTTTGCTGAAAAACATGGGTCTTGGGGCACTCCTATTATTCCTATGGAGCGTCCTGCTGGGCTCAATGACATTGGCATGGTAGCTTGGATCTTAGAGATGTCCACTCCTGAATTTCCAAATGGCAGGCAGATTATTGTTGTAGCAAATGATATTACTTTCAGAGCTGGATCATTTGGCCCAAGGGAAGACGCATTTTTTGAAGCTGTCACCAACCTGGCCTGCGAGAGGAAGCTTCCTCTTATTTACTTGGCAGCAAACTCTGGTGCTAGGATTGGCATTGCCGATGAAGTGAAATCTTGCTTCCGTGTTGGGTGGTCTGATGAAAGCAGCCCTGAACGTGGATTTCAGTACATTTATCTAACTGAAGAAGACTATGCTCGTATTAGCTCTTCTGTTATAGCACATAAGCTGCAGCTGGATAGCGGTGAAATTAGGTGGATTATTGACTCTGTTGTGGGCAAGGAGGATGGGCTTGGTGTTGAGAATATACATGGAAGTGCTGCTATTGCCAGTGCTTATTCTAGGGCATACGAGGAGACATTTACACTTACATTTGTCACTGGACGGACTGTAGGGATAGGTGCTTATCTTGCTCGTCTTGGTATACGTTGCATACAACGTCTTGACCAGCCTATTATTTTAACTGGGTTTTCTGCCCTGAACAAGCTTCTTGGGCGGGAAGTGTACAGCTCTCACATGCAGTTGGGTGGTCCTAAGATCATGGCAACCAATGGTGTTGTCCACTTGACTGTTTCAGATGACCTTGAAGGTGTTTACAATATATTGAGGTGGCTCAGCTATGTTCCTGCCAACATTGGTGGACCTCTTCCTATTACAAAACCTTTGGATCCACCAGATAGACCTGTTGCATACATCCCTGAGAACACATGTGATCCGCGTGCGGCTATTCGTGGTATTGATGACAGCCAAGGGAAATGGTTGGGTGGTATGTTTGACAAAGACAGCTTTGTGGAGACATTCGAAGGATGGGCAAAAACAGTTGTTACTGGCAGAGCAAAGCTTGGAGGAATTCCTGTAGGTGTTATAGCTGTGGAGACACAGACCATGATGCAGCTTATCCCAGCTGATCCAGGCCAGCTTGATTCTCATGAGCGATCTGTTCCTCGTGCTGGACAAGTGTGGTTCCCAGATTCTGCAACCAAGACTGCTCAGGCATTGTTGGACTTCAACCGTGAAGGATTGCCTCTGTTCATCCTGGCTAACTGGAGAGGTTTCTCTGGTGGACAAAGAGATCTATTTGAAGGAATTCTTCAGGCTGGGTCAACAATTGTTGAGAACCTTAGGACATATAATCAGCCTGCATTTGTCTACATTCCTATGGCTGGAGAGCTACGTGGTGGAGCTTGGGTTGTTGTTGATAGCAAAATAAATCCAGACCGAATTGAGTGTTATGCTGAGAGGACTGCGAAAGGCAATGTTCTTGAACCTCAAGGGTTAATTGAAATCAAGTTCAGGTCAGAGGAACTCCAAGATTGTATGGGTAGGCTTGACCCAGAGTTAATAAATCTGAAAGCAAAACTCCAAGGTGCAAAGCTTGGAAATGGAAGTCTACTGGACATAGAATCCCTTCAGAAGAGTATAGAAGCTCGTACAAAACAGTTGTTGCCTTTATATACGCAGATTGCAATACGGTTTGCTGAATTGCATGATACTTCCCTCAGAATGGCAGCTAAAGGTGTGATTAAAAAAGTTGTTGATTGGGAAGAATCACGTTCTTTCTTCTACAAAAGGCTACGGAGGAGGATCTCCGAAGATGTTCTTGCAAAAGAAATAAGAGGAATAGCTGGTGACCACTTCACTCACCAATCAGCAGTTGAGCTGATCAAGGAATGGTACTTGGCTTCTCAAGGCACAACAGGAAGCACTGAatgggatgatgatgatgctttTGTTGCCTGGAAGGACAACCCTGAAAACTACAAGGGATATATCCAAAAGCTACGGGCTCAGAAAGTGTCTCAGTCGCTCTCCAATCTTGCGGACTCCAGTTCAGATCTAGAAGCATTCTCCCAGGGTCTTTCTACACTATTAGATAAG ATGGATCCCTCTCAGAGAGCCAAGTTGGTTCAGGAAGTCAAGAAGGTCCTTGGTTGA